A single genomic interval of Sphingobium sp. EM0848 harbors:
- a CDS encoding MarR family winged helix-turn-helix transcriptional regulator, protein MSTNLLMLDLVKAIYWFDEALQQGLRSKGWHDVTRAQSLVLANLANGESRSARIAENLGVSRQAMSQMLAEMVAKDLVCVADDPGDRRARIVTFSPSAAPLREDAGVILLALEERLERHIGKARMKAVRAAMGIDWRNV, encoded by the coding sequence ATGTCAACTAACCTGCTAATGCTGGACCTGGTGAAGGCCATTTACTGGTTCGATGAGGCTCTTCAGCAAGGGCTGCGATCGAAGGGCTGGCACGATGTCACGCGCGCCCAGTCGCTGGTGCTCGCCAATCTCGCCAACGGCGAAAGCCGGTCCGCCCGCATCGCGGAAAATCTCGGCGTCTCACGACAGGCGATGAGCCAGATGCTGGCCGAGATGGTGGCGAAGGATCTTGTCTGCGTGGCGGATGATCCCGGCGACCGCCGCGCGCGCATCGTGACATTCTCGCCTTCCGCAGCGCCGCTGCGCGAGGATGCGGGGGTGATCCTTCTCGCACTGGAGGAACGGCTGGAACGTCATATCGGCAAAGCGCGTATGAAAGCGGTGCGCGCGGCTATGGGTATCGATTGGCGAAACGTTTGA
- a CDS encoding acyl-CoA dehydrogenase family protein, which yields MNDSTTAPKLADRRIPPGDDFLSAEALAQLTPERLIERTRALKPLLAEYAREAERLRRPVDAVWAAIRESGYFYLMVPKRFGGLELTADQYIDATLPLAEGCASTGWVASFCAQHNWLLAQFPEETQAEIWGGHPYIVAPSVAAPPGKAEPVEGGYRLTGHWKWGTGIMHADWVMVNAFVPGEDGPVMHMFILPASEATVIDTWHVDGMIGTGSNDILLSDLFVPGHRAFAVGPARSGRGHAARLHDNPLFASPMLPSLAVTAAIPALGAARSAVEQTKERLAGHVKMGSEGTQAEKPAAQMRLARADMLVRSAELAIRDAARRNVGLGAIDEPEQTQARIQLRGQIAFAVGQCREAIQTLCESSGSSVHSLDNPLQRALRDVQVMASHVVYDLDVATELHGRALVGLAPNSTLT from the coding sequence ATGAATGATTCGACCACCGCACCCAAACTGGCGGATCGCCGTATCCCGCCGGGGGATGACTTCCTCTCTGCCGAAGCGTTGGCGCAGCTGACGCCCGAACGGCTGATCGAGCGGACGCGCGCGCTCAAGCCTCTGCTCGCCGAATATGCGCGGGAGGCCGAACGGCTGCGGCGTCCGGTCGATGCCGTGTGGGCGGCCATCCGCGAATCCGGCTATTTCTACCTGATGGTGCCCAAGCGGTTCGGCGGATTGGAACTCACCGCCGACCAATATATCGACGCGACCCTGCCGCTGGCCGAAGGCTGCGCCTCGACCGGGTGGGTGGCAAGTTTCTGTGCCCAGCATAACTGGCTGCTTGCGCAATTCCCCGAAGAAACACAGGCGGAAATCTGGGGCGGCCATCCCTATATCGTCGCGCCCAGTGTCGCCGCGCCGCCGGGCAAGGCGGAACCGGTCGAGGGCGGCTATCGGCTGACCGGACACTGGAAATGGGGCACCGGCATCATGCATGCCGACTGGGTGATGGTGAACGCCTTCGTGCCCGGTGAAGACGGTCCGGTGATGCACATGTTCATCCTGCCTGCGAGTGAGGCGACGGTGATCGATACCTGGCATGTCGACGGGATGATCGGCACGGGTAGCAATGATATATTGCTGTCCGACCTGTTCGTGCCGGGCCACCGCGCCTTTGCCGTCGGTCCAGCCCGGTCGGGGCGCGGCCATGCAGCGCGGTTGCATGACAATCCGCTCTTTGCTTCGCCCATGTTGCCGAGCCTGGCCGTGACGGCAGCGATCCCGGCGCTCGGAGCGGCCCGCTCGGCAGTCGAGCAGACGAAGGAGCGGCTGGCGGGCCATGTGAAGATGGGCAGCGAAGGGACGCAGGCCGAAAAGCCGGCGGCGCAGATGCGCCTTGCCCGTGCGGACATGCTGGTGCGCTCGGCGGAGCTGGCGATCCGCGATGCGGCGCGGCGCAATGTCGGCCTGGGTGCCATCGACGAGCCCGAGCAGACGCAAGCGCGCATCCAGTTGCGCGGGCAGATCGCCTTTGCCGTGGGTCAATGTCGCGAGGCGATCCAGACATTGTGCGAAAGCTCCGGGTCGAGCGTACACAGTCTCGACAATCCTCTGCAACGCGCATTGCGTGACGTGCAGGTGATGGCGAGCCATGTCGTCTATGATCTGGACGTTGCGACTGAATTGCACGGCCGGGCGCTGGTGGGGCTGGCGCCCAACTCTACGCTGACCTGA
- a CDS encoding MaoC family dehydratase: MEVMQIDAIAFGALDNHEGRTFGPSDWREVTQARVDLFADATDDHQWIHVDTARAGEELGGTIAHGFLTLSLLPAMMEDLLRVDGVAHILNYGLNRVRFTQPVKTGQRIRSRLRILTVEPRGAGRMVSCEMTVEIEGETRPACVAETVMLYLPAVPA; the protein is encoded by the coding sequence ATGGAAGTCATGCAGATCGACGCCATCGCCTTCGGCGCGCTGGACAACCATGAAGGCCGCACATTCGGACCATCCGACTGGCGCGAAGTCACACAGGCACGGGTCGACCTCTTTGCGGACGCGACCGATGACCATCAATGGATTCATGTCGACACCGCGCGCGCCGGGGAGGAACTGGGTGGCACCATCGCCCATGGGTTCCTGACCCTGTCGCTGCTGCCTGCGATGATGGAGGATCTGCTGCGCGTCGATGGCGTCGCCCATATCCTGAATTACGGCCTCAACCGTGTCCGTTTCACCCAGCCGGTCAAGACCGGCCAGCGCATCCGGTCGCGGCTGCGCATCCTGACGGTCGAACCACGGGGCGCGGGCCGCATGGTAAGCTGCGAGATGACGGTCGAGATCGAGGGCGAGACCCGGCCTGCCTGCGTCGCGGAAACGGTGATGCTTTATCTCCCCGCCGTCCCGGCCTGA